One genomic window of Legionella jordanis includes the following:
- the acnA gene encoding aconitate hydratase AcnA: MKVGQDSLSTESQLSVDGQSYNYFSLKEAENKHFPGINRLPYSLKVLFENLLRFEDGTTVTTQDIQALADWLKTKTSQHEIAYRPARVLMQDFTGVPAVVDLAAMRDALAKLGGNPEKISPLSPVDLVIDHSVMVDKFGSPDSLEINTAIEIQRNKERYEFLRWGQKAFANFDVVPPGTGICHQVNLEYLGRTVWTSEDNGVLYAYPDTLVGTDSHTTMINGLGVLGWGVGGIEAEAAMLGQPVSMLIPEVIGFKFTGKLREGITATDLVLTVTQMLRQKGVVGKFVEFYGPGLNDLPLADRATISNMAPEYGATCGFFPVDKETIRYLELTGRDPHLIALVENYCKAQGLWYHHDSEDPVFTDTLTLDLGTVEPSLAGPKRPQDKVTLESLPTEFDTFLGELGKTIEKERKFPVRGQDYGMQHGDVVIAAITSCTNTSNPSVLMAAGLVAKKAVEKGLQRKPWVKSSLAPGSKVVTDYLKHAGLQEFLDRLGFNLVGYGCTTCIGNSGPLPDVISECVNDNDLVVCSVLSGNRNFEGRVHPQVRANWLASPPLVVAFALAGTTCINLATDPIGQDEYGNKIYLKDIWPSNEEIAAKVAEVKGSMFRKEYADVFKGDAHWQAIQTASSSTYNWNANSTYIQHPPFFENLSAKPEAIEPVNRAYILALLGDSITTDHISPAGSIKANSPAGLYLKSKGVQEADFNSYGSRRGNHEVMMRGTFANIRIRNEMTPGIEGGVTRHIPSNEVMSIYDASMLYQKEGQELVVIAGKEYGTGSSRDWAAKGTNLLGVKAVIAESFERIHRSNLIGMGVLPLQFAEGVSRLTLGLDGTERISIQVDDSLKPGAKIPMLIERWDGTLEKIEVICRIDTNNELEYYRHGGILHYVLRNLM, from the coding sequence ATGAAAGTGGGTCAAGACAGTCTCTCAACTGAATCTCAGTTGTCGGTCGATGGGCAATCTTATAATTACTTCAGCCTTAAAGAAGCAGAGAATAAACATTTCCCAGGAATCAACCGTTTACCATACTCCTTGAAGGTCCTATTTGAAAACTTATTGCGATTTGAAGACGGCACCACGGTAACAACCCAGGATATTCAAGCACTGGCTGACTGGTTAAAGACCAAAACATCACAGCACGAAATCGCTTATCGTCCGGCTCGAGTATTGATGCAGGATTTTACTGGCGTACCAGCTGTCGTTGATTTGGCTGCTATGCGTGACGCCCTTGCTAAATTAGGAGGCAACCCCGAAAAAATCTCCCCCTTATCTCCGGTTGATTTGGTTATAGATCATTCTGTTATGGTTGATAAATTCGGCAGCCCAGATTCTCTTGAAATCAATACAGCAATAGAAATTCAAAGAAACAAGGAGCGTTATGAATTTTTGCGATGGGGTCAAAAAGCATTTGCCAATTTTGACGTAGTCCCTCCCGGAACAGGAATTTGCCACCAAGTCAATTTAGAGTACTTAGGAAGAACAGTATGGACTAGCGAAGATAATGGGGTCCTCTATGCTTATCCGGATACTTTAGTGGGTACAGACTCTCATACCACCATGATCAATGGCCTGGGTGTTTTAGGTTGGGGCGTTGGAGGAATTGAAGCAGAAGCTGCAATGTTAGGCCAACCCGTATCCATGCTGATTCCAGAAGTGATTGGCTTTAAATTTACCGGTAAATTAAGAGAAGGCATAACCGCAACGGATTTAGTCTTGACCGTAACGCAAATGCTTCGCCAGAAGGGAGTTGTGGGTAAATTTGTTGAATTTTATGGCCCTGGCTTGAATGATTTGCCTTTAGCTGATCGAGCCACTATTTCAAATATGGCTCCTGAATATGGTGCTACTTGTGGCTTCTTCCCAGTAGATAAAGAAACTATTCGCTACTTAGAGCTGACTGGGCGTGATCCCCATCTTATTGCTTTGGTAGAAAATTATTGCAAGGCTCAAGGATTATGGTATCACCACGACAGTGAAGATCCAGTCTTTACTGACACTTTAACATTGGATTTAGGTACAGTTGAACCTTCATTAGCAGGCCCTAAGCGTCCCCAGGATAAAGTGACACTGGAGTCTCTACCCACTGAGTTTGATACATTCCTGGGAGAATTAGGCAAGACCATTGAGAAAGAAAGGAAATTTCCAGTTAGAGGCCAGGATTATGGCATGCAACATGGCGATGTGGTCATTGCGGCGATAACCAGTTGTACCAATACCTCCAACCCCAGCGTATTAATGGCTGCAGGTTTAGTCGCTAAAAAAGCGGTTGAGAAAGGCTTACAACGAAAGCCATGGGTCAAATCCTCTTTAGCCCCTGGCTCAAAAGTGGTTACTGACTATCTAAAGCATGCTGGTCTACAGGAGTTCCTGGATCGTTTGGGTTTTAACCTGGTTGGATATGGCTGCACAACCTGCATCGGCAACTCTGGCCCCTTACCTGACGTCATATCCGAATGCGTTAATGACAATGATTTGGTTGTGTGCTCCGTGTTATCTGGCAATCGTAATTTCGAGGGCCGGGTGCATCCTCAAGTAAGGGCCAACTGGCTTGCCTCTCCTCCTCTGGTTGTGGCTTTTGCTTTAGCGGGTACAACTTGCATCAATTTGGCCACTGATCCGATTGGACAAGACGAATACGGCAACAAAATTTATCTTAAAGACATTTGGCCAAGTAATGAAGAAATTGCGGCAAAAGTCGCAGAAGTCAAAGGCAGCATGTTCCGTAAAGAGTACGCTGACGTATTTAAGGGTGACGCTCACTGGCAAGCCATTCAGACCGCCAGCAGCTCCACCTATAATTGGAATGCTAATTCAACCTATATTCAGCATCCGCCCTTCTTTGAAAACCTGTCAGCAAAACCTGAGGCGATTGAGCCTGTGAATAGAGCATACATCCTGGCTCTACTTGGCGATTCAATCACCACAGACCATATTTCCCCAGCAGGCTCAATTAAAGCCAACTCCCCAGCAGGATTGTACTTAAAATCCAAAGGTGTTCAGGAGGCTGATTTCAATTCCTATGGTTCAAGGCGTGGGAATCACGAAGTGATGATGCGAGGGACTTTCGCTAACATTCGAATCCGCAATGAAATGACACCTGGAATTGAAGGAGGTGTTACTCGCCACATTCCTTCTAATGAAGTCATGTCGATTTACGACGCTTCCATGCTTTATCAGAAAGAAGGCCAGGAACTCGTTGTAATTGCAGGGAAAGAATACGGTACTGGTTCTTCTCGAGATTGGGCTGCGAAGGGGACCAATCTATTGGGCGTTAAGGCGGTTATTGCTGAAAGCTTTGAGAGAATTCATCGATCCAACTTAATTGGTATGGGTGTGCTGCCCTTGCAATTCGCTGAAGGGGTCTCGCGTCTGACTTTAGGGTTGGACGGTACGGAGCGTATCAGCATCCAAGTGGATGATTCATTAAAGCCTGGAGCCAAAATTCCCATGCTCATTGAGCGTTGGGATGGTACTCTCGAAAAAATAGAAGTCATTTGCAGGATTGATACCAATAATGAACTTGAATACTACCGCCACGGAGGTATTTTGCATTATGTATTACGCAATCTAATGTAA
- the ubiG gene encoding bifunctional 2-polyprenyl-6-hydroxyphenol methylase/3-demethylubiquinol 3-O-methyltransferase UbiG, translating into MNHKLNVDSEEIAKFSQYAQVWWDKDGPLKTLHDINPARIAFILKTCPLANKQVLDVGCGGGILTEAMASQDATVTGLDLSEEALSAAREHALSKHLTINYVCSAIEDYDEAQFDVITCMEMLEHVPQPEVIINHCARLLRPGGYLFLSTINRTFKAYTSVILAAEYLLGILPRQTHDFEKFVKPSELAQMARAAGLEMLKVSGMSYNPFSRSADLRVSVDVNYLLCCRKPDDVNSI; encoded by the coding sequence ATGAACCATAAATTAAACGTTGATTCCGAAGAAATCGCTAAATTTTCCCAGTATGCTCAAGTGTGGTGGGATAAAGACGGCCCATTAAAAACATTGCATGACATTAACCCAGCCAGAATTGCATTTATTTTAAAAACCTGCCCCTTGGCAAACAAACAGGTGCTGGATGTTGGCTGTGGGGGAGGCATTTTGACTGAGGCCATGGCCAGCCAGGATGCAACAGTTACCGGGCTTGATTTATCCGAAGAGGCTTTGTCAGCAGCCAGAGAACATGCTTTAAGCAAACATCTAACAATCAACTACGTTTGTTCAGCTATTGAAGATTACGATGAAGCTCAGTTTGATGTCATTACTTGTATGGAGATGCTTGAGCATGTACCGCAGCCTGAGGTAATCATCAATCATTGCGCAAGGCTATTAAGACCTGGAGGATATCTGTTTCTTTCAACGATTAACCGCACGTTCAAAGCTTACACTTCTGTCATTTTGGCGGCAGAATACTTGTTGGGCATTTTACCCAGACAGACACATGATTTTGAAAAGTTTGTGAAGCCTAGCGAGTTGGCCCAAATGGCTCGTGCAGCTGGATTGGAAATGCTTAAGGTTTCAGGAATGAGTTATAATCCCTTTAGCCGAAGCGCTGACTTGCGGGTCTCTGTTGATGTTAACTATTTACTTTGCTGCCGCAAACCCGATGATGTCAACAGCATTTAA
- a CDS encoding murein L,D-transpeptidase catalytic domain family protein — protein MNTIISILSAAFLSTSAHHAPAPANTTSAKTGFDVNQEVQHLSQKAPQLNKKVLKLALTAYKKAADKGAVKKPVLTVIDYSLPSNKQRMWVFDVSKERLLYNTYVAHGRNSGGDVPRHFSNKPSSKATSLGTYITRDTYMGSKGYSLNLQGLERGFNDNAYNRRVVIHGAWYVEPDFIRKAGRAGRSWGCPSIAKTLAKPVINTIKNGSVVFAYYPDSYYLSHSGYATV, from the coding sequence ATGAATACAATTATAAGCATACTTTCAGCGGCTTTTTTATCGACTAGCGCTCATCATGCGCCAGCTCCTGCTAATACGACCTCAGCCAAAACTGGGTTTGATGTGAATCAGGAAGTTCAGCACCTTAGCCAAAAGGCGCCCCAGCTTAATAAAAAAGTTTTGAAGTTAGCGTTAACAGCTTATAAGAAAGCAGCAGACAAAGGTGCCGTCAAGAAACCCGTACTAACGGTAATTGATTATTCTTTACCCTCTAACAAACAGCGTATGTGGGTTTTTGATGTGAGCAAAGAACGTCTTCTTTACAATACCTATGTAGCTCATGGCCGAAATTCAGGCGGTGATGTCCCCCGTCATTTTTCAAACAAGCCATCAAGTAAAGCAACAAGCCTTGGTACCTATATAACGCGAGATACCTATATGGGGTCAAAAGGATATTCCTTGAACTTACAAGGTTTGGAGCGCGGTTTTAACGATAACGCTTATAATCGCCGTGTGGTCATTCATGGTGCATGGTATGTAGAGCCTGATTTCATCAGAAAGGCAGGACGAGCCGGCCGCAGCTGGGGTTGCCCATCCATTGCCAAAACACTCGCGAAACCAGTAATTAACACCATCAAAAATGGCTCGGTCGTTTTTGCGTATTATCCCGATAGCTACTACCTGTCGCATTCAGGCTACGCCACTGTATAA
- a CDS encoding uracil-DNA glycosylase family protein encodes MVHSLVQNAHPEWHAILTNALKNVDNDYLLLLEQDKSWLPGIDKLFAAFSLPLSETKYILIGESPYPRSHSANGYAFWDKAVNSLWCETGLSKEVNRATSLRNWIKTLLVARGDLQGDLSQAAIAKLDKSTFCQTSEEFFQSLMKKGFLLLNASLVFSKGKVNFHARHWKPFMNSLFDQLIVCKPSLQLLLFGRIAKDIPQANGFTCLIAEHPYNLSFIHNPQVLAFFKPLDLLNRHEP; translated from the coding sequence TTGGTGCATTCTCTTGTTCAAAACGCACATCCTGAGTGGCATGCGATATTAACCAATGCCTTAAAAAATGTGGATAATGACTATCTTTTGTTACTGGAGCAAGATAAAAGTTGGCTGCCGGGAATTGATAAACTGTTTGCAGCATTTAGTTTGCCTTTAAGTGAAACCAAATACATTTTAATTGGCGAGTCGCCTTACCCACGTTCCCACTCTGCAAATGGTTATGCTTTTTGGGATAAAGCAGTCAATTCCTTGTGGTGCGAAACAGGCCTAAGCAAAGAAGTGAATCGAGCTACTTCATTAAGAAACTGGATAAAAACTTTATTGGTTGCTCGCGGTGATTTACAAGGGGATTTGTCACAAGCCGCTATTGCTAAACTTGATAAATCAACTTTTTGTCAAACCAGCGAAGAATTCTTTCAATCTTTAATGAAAAAGGGATTTTTATTGCTGAATGCGTCTCTTGTGTTCAGCAAGGGAAAGGTAAATTTTCATGCGCGGCACTGGAAGCCTTTTATGAATAGCTTGTTTGATCAATTGATTGTGTGCAAACCCTCTTTGCAATTACTTCTTTTTGGTCGCATCGCCAAAGACATACCTCAGGCCAATGGTTTTACTTGCTTAATTGCCGAACATCCTTACAATTTAAGTTTTATTCATAATCCACAAGTATTGGCCTTCTTTAAACCCTTGGATTTGCTAAATCGTCATGAACCATAA
- the putA gene encoding bifunctional proline dehydrogenase/L-glutamate gamma-semialdehyde dehydrogenase PutA gives MLERYSIQPPQDQRARINQAYRMDELTIISELLDKAALDNRQLAAIRDQATSLVEQVRAGRKKSTGIDSFLTEYSLSSDEGIALMCLAEALLRVPDNETIDSLIKDKLTSADWQAHRGQSDSFFVNATTWALMLTGKVLTPERADGVLSKALFKLINRSGESVVRKAVDKAMRIMSKQFVTGRTIQEALSRAKKKEAKGYRYSYDMLGEAALTAVDAERYFVAYQKAIEAIGRSVDPKSNVYQRPGISIKLSALHPRYQEAHRARVLEELSPKLLQLAQLAKKYDIAMTIDAEESERLELSLDVIERVFRDDSLHGWHGFGMAVQSYQKRGFYLLDWIADLARSKQRRIMVRLIKGAYWDSEIKKTQMQGLSEYPVFTRKAFTDVSFQACAKKLLTMTDAIYPQFATHNAYSVAMILNLVGNYRDFEFQCLHGMGNELYEQIVPANRLGIPCRIYAPVGSHEDLLPYLVRRLLENGANSSFVNRIVDEKAPISSLVEDPVSKANHLLSKINQNIPLPASIFLPERKNSRGFDFTNREEVADLQQQYMAMDLSRWQAKPLLAGREGGEVDRSVTSPQNFAHPIGRVSQATLEDVDWALNQAQLGFSRWSQTVVSERTALIERFAELLEENRAELLALTCFEAGKTWTDGVAEIREAIDFCRYYCMLAENQMAKPKRLHGYTGELNELSLHPRGVIACISPWNFPLAIFTGQVIAALVTGNCVVAKPAEQTSIVATFAVQLMHKAGIPTQVVQLLPGTGETVGAALVADQRVKGVIFTGSTQTAALINQTLATRGGEIIPLIAETGGQNAMIVDSSALLEQVTVDAMTSAFGSAGQRCSALRVLFVQEEVYPRMLELIKGAMAELKIGDPQWLSTDVGPVIDAEALSGLRAHVQTMQQEHEIIYQCKLSEECNNGYFMPPTAIAINNMSALKKEVFGPVLHVIKYKRKDLDDVIKQINSTGYGLTLGIHSRINETVEYIRKRAHAGNCYVNRNMIGAVVGLQPFGGEGLSGTGPKAGGPHYLLRLCHERTYTVDTTAAGGNASLMSIPEGY, from the coding sequence ATGCTTGAGCGGTATTCCATACAACCTCCGCAAGATCAGCGCGCACGCATTAATCAGGCTTACAGAATGGACGAATTAACGATCATATCGGAGCTTTTGGACAAGGCAGCGTTGGATAATAGACAACTTGCTGCAATTCGTGATCAAGCCACCTCTCTGGTGGAGCAGGTTCGGGCTGGCAGAAAAAAAAGCACGGGAATTGATTCATTTTTGACTGAATATTCGTTGTCAAGTGATGAGGGCATTGCGCTGATGTGTTTGGCTGAAGCATTGCTTAGAGTACCTGACAATGAAACGATAGATAGTTTAATCAAGGACAAATTAACCAGTGCCGATTGGCAAGCTCATCGTGGACAAAGCGATTCATTTTTTGTAAATGCCACCACCTGGGCGTTGATGCTAACCGGTAAAGTTCTAACTCCAGAACGAGCAGATGGTGTCTTAAGTAAGGCTCTGTTTAAATTAATAAACCGCAGTGGTGAATCCGTTGTGCGCAAGGCTGTGGATAAGGCAATGCGAATCATGAGCAAACAATTCGTTACTGGCCGGACTATCCAGGAAGCATTATCGCGAGCCAAGAAAAAAGAGGCGAAAGGTTACCGCTACTCCTACGACATGTTGGGCGAGGCAGCTCTTACTGCGGTGGATGCTGAACGCTATTTTGTTGCTTATCAAAAAGCCATTGAAGCCATTGGTAGGAGTGTAGATCCAAAGTCTAATGTTTATCAGCGTCCAGGCATTTCCATCAAATTATCAGCTCTTCATCCCCGTTATCAAGAAGCGCATCGGGCGCGGGTGCTGGAGGAATTATCCCCTAAATTATTACAATTGGCTCAACTGGCAAAAAAATACGATATTGCCATGACCATTGATGCTGAAGAGTCCGAGCGGCTGGAACTTTCCTTAGACGTCATTGAGCGGGTGTTTCGTGATGACAGCCTGCATGGCTGGCATGGCTTTGGAATGGCTGTTCAATCCTACCAAAAAAGAGGTTTTTATTTATTAGACTGGATTGCCGATTTGGCAAGAAGCAAACAGCGGCGGATAATGGTCCGGCTTATTAAAGGGGCATACTGGGATAGTGAAATTAAAAAAACCCAAATGCAAGGTTTGTCTGAGTACCCTGTATTTACACGCAAAGCCTTTACCGACGTTTCGTTTCAAGCCTGTGCCAAGAAATTGCTGACCATGACGGATGCAATCTATCCACAGTTTGCTACTCACAATGCCTATTCAGTCGCTATGATTTTGAATCTGGTCGGTAATTATCGGGATTTTGAATTTCAATGTTTGCATGGCATGGGGAATGAGCTTTACGAGCAAATTGTTCCAGCAAACCGCCTTGGTATTCCCTGCCGCATTTACGCTCCTGTTGGAAGCCATGAAGATTTATTACCTTATTTGGTGCGAAGACTTTTGGAAAATGGTGCGAATTCATCGTTTGTAAATCGCATTGTGGATGAGAAAGCCCCTATCAGCTCCTTAGTTGAGGATCCAGTCTCTAAAGCAAATCATCTATTATCCAAGATCAACCAAAATATACCTTTACCTGCTTCGATTTTTTTACCTGAAAGGAAAAATTCAAGGGGCTTTGATTTCACTAATCGGGAAGAGGTGGCTGATCTGCAACAACAATATATGGCTATGGATCTTTCCCGCTGGCAGGCCAAACCTCTATTGGCAGGCCGAGAAGGAGGGGAAGTGGATCGAAGTGTTACTTCTCCGCAAAATTTTGCCCATCCAATCGGTCGGGTAAGCCAGGCGACCCTTGAGGACGTTGATTGGGCTCTTAATCAAGCCCAACTTGGCTTTAGCCGATGGTCCCAAACTGTCGTTTCCGAACGTACTGCTTTAATTGAACGCTTTGCTGAGCTTTTAGAGGAAAATAGGGCAGAGCTATTAGCCTTGACCTGTTTTGAAGCTGGAAAAACCTGGACAGATGGAGTGGCTGAAATTCGCGAAGCAATTGATTTTTGCCGTTATTATTGCATGTTGGCGGAAAATCAAATGGCAAAGCCCAAGCGGTTGCATGGCTATACTGGGGAATTAAATGAATTAAGTTTACATCCTCGTGGTGTAATTGCTTGCATCAGTCCCTGGAATTTCCCTTTAGCGATATTTACAGGGCAAGTCATTGCGGCTTTGGTAACTGGTAATTGTGTTGTTGCCAAACCGGCTGAACAAACCTCCATAGTAGCAACTTTTGCTGTACAGTTAATGCATAAAGCAGGGATTCCAACACAGGTCGTCCAATTATTGCCGGGGACTGGTGAAACGGTAGGGGCTGCTTTGGTTGCAGACCAACGAGTGAAAGGAGTGATCTTTACAGGATCTACTCAGACTGCTGCCCTTATAAATCAAACCCTGGCCACTCGAGGTGGGGAAATTATACCTCTTATCGCTGAAACTGGCGGCCAGAATGCAATGATTGTGGATTCATCGGCTTTGTTAGAACAAGTTACTGTCGATGCTATGACTTCTGCTTTCGGTAGTGCGGGTCAACGTTGCTCTGCATTGCGCGTCCTTTTTGTGCAAGAAGAAGTTTATCCAAGAATGCTTGAGTTGATAAAAGGGGCCATGGCCGAATTAAAAATTGGCGATCCTCAATGGTTGTCAACAGATGTAGGTCCTGTTATTGATGCTGAGGCTCTATCTGGATTAAGGGCGCATGTACAAACCATGCAGCAGGAACATGAGATCATTTATCAGTGTAAATTAAGCGAAGAATGCAACAACGGTTATTTTATGCCGCCAACAGCTATAGCCATCAACAACATGTCAGCGCTTAAAAAAGAAGTTTTTGGTCCTGTATTGCATGTGATCAAATACAAGCGTAAAGATTTGGATGATGTGATTAAACAAATCAATAGTACTGGCTATGGTTTAACGTTAGGTATACACAGCCGCATTAATGAGACTGTGGAGTATATTCGTAAGCGGGCACACGCTGGCAACTGCTATGTAAATCGCAATATGATTGGTGCGGTCGTCGGTTTGCAACCCTTCGGAGGCGAAGGGCTATCTGGCACAGGTCCAAAAGCAGGAGGGCCACACTATTTGCTGCGCTTGTGCCATGAGCGTACCTATACTGTGGACACAACAGCAGCAGGCGGTAATGCGAGCTTAATGTCTATACCTGAGGGTTATTAA
- a CDS encoding ProQ/FINO family protein, protein MNQQNETAKKDKQQIIDWLIEHFPNAFFKKGGQVKPLQIGIFDEIIDFYERLDSPPFSKKALREALSYYSSSPAYLSCQKPNAARVDLFGNEVDVVTEDQAKYAYQRFQQRYGEKKAQN, encoded by the coding sequence ATGAATCAACAGAATGAAACAGCCAAAAAAGACAAACAGCAAATCATTGATTGGCTTATCGAGCACTTCCCCAATGCCTTTTTTAAAAAAGGTGGTCAGGTTAAACCGCTGCAAATTGGCATTTTTGATGAAATAATTGATTTTTATGAACGGTTAGATAGCCCCCCTTTTAGTAAAAAAGCTTTACGTGAGGCCCTCAGTTACTACAGCTCTTCACCGGCCTACTTAAGTTGCCAAAAGCCAAATGCTGCGCGTGTGGATCTCTTTGGTAATGAAGTGGATGTCGTCACGGAAGATCAAGCGAAGTATGCCTATCAACGTTTTCAGCAAAGATACGGTGAGAAAAAAGCTCAAAACTAA
- a CDS encoding APC family permease, whose product MHSSKKVLSIFSLVMINVIAVDSLRTLPMSAKLGYSLLTYYLIAAFTFFIPVALVAAELATAYPNRGGLYIWVREAFGRRAGFITIWLQWIYNVVWYPTILAFIAATISYLFAPELANNKFYLLATALGLFWVFTILNCFGMRISSIVSIVGATIGTILPMVGISVLGAIWLFQGRPIAADSASTWLPDLSSIGNLSLFSAILFGLIGMEMSAVHADEVKNPQRDYPKAILYSALIIFATLVFGSLAIVIVVPNQQLSVVSGLIDAYAVFFQAYHYDWMTGLIALLIILGGLSGVSAWIIGPTKGLMVSAQDGSLPEVFAKVNRYGAPVAILIAQGIIFTLLSSVFILFDSINAAYWLLSDLSAQMALLVYVFMFAAAIKLRISKPHHTGSYTVPGGNAVMFLVAGIGILCCLLAMLIGFVPPTQIPIDNLFFFETFLIGGLFLFVVLPWWFAKKHEEEFDKTHPDHYVD is encoded by the coding sequence ATGCATTCTTCTAAGAAAGTATTATCTATTTTTTCTTTGGTTATGATAAACGTCATTGCCGTTGACAGCTTGCGAACCTTGCCTATGAGCGCCAAATTAGGCTATTCGCTGCTCACTTATTATTTAATTGCCGCCTTTACTTTCTTTATACCCGTGGCATTAGTCGCTGCTGAATTGGCAACCGCCTACCCGAATCGTGGAGGATTATACATCTGGGTTCGAGAAGCTTTTGGGCGTCGCGCTGGTTTCATCACCATTTGGCTACAGTGGATTTATAATGTGGTGTGGTACCCCACCATTTTAGCCTTTATTGCCGCTACCATTTCTTATCTTTTTGCACCAGAATTGGCGAATAACAAGTTTTATTTACTAGCGACGGCTCTCGGCCTCTTCTGGGTTTTTACCATTCTAAATTGTTTTGGAATGCGGATTTCGAGCATCGTCAGCATCGTAGGAGCCACCATTGGAACGATTCTGCCCATGGTTGGCATTAGCGTACTAGGCGCTATCTGGTTGTTCCAGGGCCGGCCAATTGCCGCTGATTCAGCCTCAACATGGCTGCCGGATCTGAGTTCCATCGGGAACCTGTCTTTATTTTCTGCCATATTGTTTGGTTTAATCGGAATGGAAATGTCAGCTGTTCATGCTGACGAGGTCAAAAACCCACAACGAGATTATCCAAAGGCCATTTTGTATTCGGCTTTAATTATTTTTGCCACCCTTGTTTTTGGTTCACTTGCCATCGTCATTGTGGTACCCAATCAGCAATTGAGTGTGGTATCTGGTCTGATCGATGCCTATGCGGTTTTTTTCCAGGCTTACCATTATGATTGGATGACCGGATTAATTGCTCTTTTAATCATTTTAGGCGGTTTAAGCGGAGTTTCAGCCTGGATCATAGGGCCAACTAAGGGTTTAATGGTTTCGGCGCAGGATGGTTCCTTGCCAGAAGTATTCGCCAAGGTAAACCGCTATGGGGCTCCCGTAGCCATTTTAATTGCTCAAGGCATAATCTTTACCTTGCTAAGCTCAGTATTTATCCTGTTTGATTCAATCAATGCAGCTTATTGGCTGCTAAGCGATTTAAGCGCACAGATGGCTTTGTTGGTTTATGTATTCATGTTTGCCGCGGCCATTAAACTTCGTATTAGCAAACCTCATCATACCGGTTCTTATACAGTTCCAGGTGGAAATGCTGTGATGTTTTTGGTGGCAGGAATTGGAATTCTATGTTGTCTACTAGCCATGCTCATCGGCTTTGTACCCCCAACACAAATTCCCATTGATAATCTATTCTTTTTTGAAACCTTTCTCATTGGCGGGCTATTCCTATTTGTGGTTTTACCCTGGTGGTTTGCCAAAAAGCATGAAGAGGAATTCGATAAAACCCACCCTGACCATTACGTTGATTAA
- a CDS encoding lpg1689 family Dot/Icm T4SS effector produces MFTFFEKPKIQLNESEIGQVMANVRHHFAAHPELTKLIESRQDAFQHQLNLTTNPSERKKLLLSYALFAETLLQCTKATAEEISDLAQDYYSSSYYRHIGGDQGCYSMTYYDEVNNHIFNASLALMVFSILLFPLSMIGSLSLLAIAVTVILPSAYYDFVETWPNQLKIQKEEETLFTQIAHSLVGSNIPLLTESQILLQP; encoded by the coding sequence ATGTTTACCTTTTTTGAAAAACCAAAAATTCAATTGAATGAATCTGAAATTGGTCAAGTCATGGCAAATGTACGACATCATTTTGCCGCTCATCCCGAGTTAACGAAACTCATTGAATCAAGACAGGATGCTTTTCAACACCAGCTTAACTTAACCACCAATCCTTCGGAAAGGAAAAAACTTCTACTTAGTTATGCCCTATTTGCAGAGACTCTTTTGCAATGCACTAAAGCCACTGCTGAAGAGATTTCCGATTTAGCACAGGATTATTACAGCTCTTCCTATTATCGCCACATTGGGGGTGACCAAGGTTGTTATTCCATGACCTATTATGACGAAGTCAACAACCATATTTTTAATGCAAGCCTTGCATTGATGGTTTTCAGCATCCTCCTCTTCCCTTTAAGCATGATCGGGAGTCTATCTTTATTAGCCATTGCAGTGACGGTTATACTTCCAAGTGCTTACTATGATTTTGTAGAAACATGGCCTAACCAGCTAAAAATCCAAAAAGAGGAAGAAACTTTATTTACTCAAATTGCCCACTCTTTGGTCGGCTCAAATATTCCTTTACTAACAGAAAGCCAAATCCTTTTGCAGCCATGA